Part of the Antechinus flavipes isolate AdamAnt ecotype Samford, QLD, Australia chromosome 2, AdamAnt_v2, whole genome shotgun sequence genome is shown below.
atgccaagcaatccaatatatgttatacatgtcaaaatgtatgttaaatccattatgtgtaaacatatttatacaattctcttgctacacaagaaaagtcagatcaaaaagaaaagtaaatgaataagaaaacaaagtgcaagtgaacaacaagaaaaagagtgagaatgttatgttgtgatccacatttagttccaacagtcctctctctgggtatagatgactctcttcatcacaaaatcatgggaactggcctcaatcatctcattgttggaaatagtcatgttcatcagaatcgttcatcatataatattgttgtgtATAAAGatttcctagttctactcatttcacttagcatcagttcatgaaagtctctacctctctgaaagcatccttctgatcatttcttatagaacaataaccaTATAATTTAgtcaatttttctaaaattgaaatttttttcaaatgtgattCTTGTTTGATATACTTTCAGTTTCTTATCATGAGTAAATCtgatataaatgttattaatgtGTTCTTGTGATTCATTGGTAAAACTATAAGATAACACAATTCCAAGTACAGATCCTTGGGGCACTCCACTGGAGAGCTCTTTCATCCTGCATTCTCCACTAATCTTTTACCATCCCCTTTCATATTCAAGTTATTGCCAAGCTCTGCTAATTTCATCTTTACAACTTCTGAATTTCCCCTATTTCCTCTGGTATTGCCACCACTCTGCTTCAAACCTTCATCCCTTCACACCTTGATTACTGCAAAAGTCGATCTATCTACCTCAGATCTCTCCCCACGCCAATCTAATTTCTCctcagaaactaaataattttccTACAAGGtaaatctgatcatgtcatcccctactcaataaactccaatggcttcctatcACCTCCAAGAGCTATTAtgaaatgctctgtttggcatttaaagcccttcatatcCAATCCTTCTgtcactttccagttttcttaaacCTAACTTCCCAACATGTACTATTTGTTTTAGTGACTTTGGCCTCTTAGTTGTTTCACAACCAAAGTTTTCGATTTATTTTGGATCTGGGCATTCTTTCTGGCTGTTGCTCTTCCTGAAATGCTCTCTTCTTCATTCTTATTATGGGctttcctagcttcctttaagtcataactaaaatcccacttcctCCAAAAAACCTcctcaattcattttattttagtctCTTTTCTCTGATAATTATTTGTCTTCGTCTTATATATAGTTtactcccattagattgtaagttccttgagggaataactgttctttgcctctttttgtacatGCAAacagtacagtgcctagcacatagtgggtacttaagtatttattgaatttcattaaaGTTGACACTGAACTACTTAATAATATTCCAAATGACATCAGTCAACCAGTTCTAAATATATCACTGAGACTAGCATCctttttttataagaaacaacaGTAAGTTCCAGTAAAAATGATGTGGCCAAAGTAACAATGTCATAAATGGTAGAATCAgcattcaatttcaaattctacaAAGGAGTTACAATTACAAGCAAGAATCatctacctagcaaaactgagcatcattttttcagatggggaaattgatatttaatgaaatgtagaacttttgattttttccattaaaaggtcagaattgaataaaattttaacttcCAAATACAaagtattatgggccagaactctgtacttgaaacaaggattcttacaaggtgttaagtcagtgggattgataatacaatggttatctagtttagcatggtgcttaatagttctctagttcagtatatgcacttagtatttaatataattccacaagattgacacatattctacaagattcacatctatgataatgtaattataatagagcatataagctgggacaaactcagccagacagattcactccatctcacactaCCTTGGTGGCTGCCTGTCCTCTTgcatttccctttcccctctaatgcctctttGTTGGTTTTTCCTTTGTACCTCATTTGtgtagcataattactattttctgctttatttatactgttttgctttttagaatcagaggGGAAAGGTTTGGCAGGCAGAGtttaaatcttattctcatcaaaattgCCTCAAAGAGACAATCACGTTCACATTCATTTGGATTTGGATTAACTCTATATTACTCTATAAGGAAATAGAGAGGGATGGGTATAATCCATGCTCAGTTCTGTCCCAATCTTTTTTATTGAGCTACCCAATTATTTATGTTAAATTTAGAGATATGGTATATATtctcatgtaaaaatattttaaaaattggctttattgagttccttgaaattaatctttgttgTTGATTCtcatatattaaatgttttattaagttcaggtttaGTTGATACAAAGTCCCCAAAACCTGCAAactcattgaattttttttttgttgttcaatattgagttgttttgctttttcattttttcaaatgaaaataaaatgcttctcATAACATAAGATCAAAgagtaattttcaaaattcatgctaCTTCCTATTTTGTTATTAcatcatcttttcattttgaCATTTAGTTGCATACTATTGGCCTGTAAAaagaactttctttaaaaaaaatgccatccCTGATTATTGCTTATTTTCACAGTCTACtagtatgaaatggaaaaaaaaaagtgaaatctgTAAGCAACATGAAAATAACAAGCCTACAAAAAAAtgagctaggaaaaaaacaattaagaaaacaattaaaataaaataaataataaaaagcacaGGACCTCTCTGACTCTTCAAGAGCTAAGTgcaatatatataaagagaatcaAGAGAAAGCAATGAAAAACTTCCTTTTTACTCCTTCTATCTCAACAACAGTAAGATCTAAGATACCCTGCTTAGTTCATAGCAATTATCCATATCATAAACCAGGTTTAATTTATCTGAACTTAATAGAGACATAGTTTTCTAAAGCAATATATCCTGTGCTGCTTTCCCCAGTTAGGATGAAATACAATTTGAAATAAGTATGAAATTTCCAAGAACCGTATCCATATTCTTCAAAATTGGCAGAACATGAGTCCTTAGAGGCGCAGAACCAAGAGGAGAGCAGAcacaactctctgtgacctcctctgactttctctcaaaccaacagtaaattcagcctctaaactggttttggagtcacagAACTCACAAAATTCTGGAATTAGGAACTTCGGGACAAGTTGGTTTCAAAAGGATAGGAGGCAGTCTGCTGAGTCCAGACTGCAGCACAGGGAGCTATGGGCAAGGAATTGGGGCAgtaccaagagaaggtcaaaatgtgatcatgatttagatataaagaatgatattataagcaaactggaagaacaaaggatagtttacttctcagaactgtgaagaaggaaggaatttgtgaacaaagaagaactcataattgaacatcaaatagataattttgattatattaagtgaaaaagtttttgtataaataaaactaaggcacacaagattagaagagaagcaataaaatgagaaaacatctttacatttaaggattctgataaaggcctcatttctaaaatgtagcgaatagattcaaatttataagaattgaagccattctccaactgataaatggtcaaaggttatgaacagataattttcagataaagaaattaacatcatttctaatcatatgaaaagatgctctatatcactattgatgaAATTacgaaaactctgagataccaagaCACACTTCtgggattggctaagatgacaggaaaagatagtgacaaatgttggaggggatatgggaagactgggacactaatacattattggtggaactttGAATGTATCCAGGcattttgtagagcaatttggaactatgctcaaaaagttatcaaactgtgcataccctttttgatccagcataccctttgatctttCTATtagacttgtatcccaaagagttcttaaaggatggaaagaactccacatgtgcaaaaatatttgtagcagtcctttttgtagtggcaagaaactggaaactgaaaggatgcccatcaattggagaatgcttgaataagttatggtatatgaatgttattgaatattattttctataagaaatgatcaagaggatgattttagagaggtctggagagacttacttgaactgatgctgagtgaagtgagcagaaccagattttTATACATGGCCatattatatgacaataaatTCTAATGAATGTGACTCTGTCCAATAATGAGATTATTTATGTCAGtgccaataatcttgtgatgaagagagtcatctacacccagagagaggaccgtgggaactgagtatacatcacaacataacattctcttttttatgttgttcccttgtattttgttttcttttcctttttgacctgatttttcttgtgcaataagcacattgtataaatatatttatgttattggatttaacatatattctaacatgtataacatatattgtattgcttgccatctaagggaggaatTAGGTGGAAGAAGGGGAAACTTTGGAACgtaaggctttgcaagggtcaaataAGTGTAAGAATTTTACCAATTAAATATTCAAGTTCACCTCTATACTATATATCATTCTTATAAAAgtcttaaaagttttattttcctattacaaaaaataatggaaaagaacctACAAAGAAAGCTCTAGAAAAATGATGTCTCCAAATATCAGGGAATGGGAGAAAATTGAATTTCTATAAGTGGCCAgaagaacaacaatatttttgAAAGTCAAAAAGTATGTCCTGGATTAGAAAACTTTGTAACATCAATAATGCTCAGTCATCAGTACAAAGCCAGGATTATTGGAGGGGCATCTGAAGGTTTCTTCATTCAGAGGTTCAACATTGGAAGGTTCAACATCTCTTGAAGAAAGAGAACACTTTCTTTAGTCCCACTTTGACATCTTTGTTCCTCAAAGTGTAAATGAGAGGGTTGAGGGTGGGAGCCACTGAAGTGTATATCACAGACACGACTTTATCTTTATCCAAAGAGTAGCTGGAAGATGGCCGGATGTAGGTATAAATTACAGTGCTGTAATACATGCTGACCACAATGAGGTGGGAAGAACAGGTAGAGAAGGCTCTCTTTTTGCCCTCAGTAGTGCGGATTTTCAAGATGCTGGAGATAATGCAGGCATAGGAGAGCATCGTGATCATGAAATTCCCCACAGCTAGAAATACATCTGCTGTAAAGGCCATGGTTTCATTCAGGTAAGTAGGGGTACAAGAAAGTTTCAATAAAGGAGGGATCTCACAGAAAAAGTGATTAACGACATTAGAGTGACAGAAAGACAATCGAAACATAAGGCTGCTATTAATGCTAGTATTGAGGATGCTTATTGACCAAACACCAGCAGCTAACAGCATACAAACCCTCTTGCTCATCATGGTACTATAGTGGAGAGGATGGCAGATGGCTACATACCGGTCATAAGCCATGGCTGTGAAAAGCAGCAGCTCAGCCCCTAAAGACCAAGTAAAGAAATACAGTTGTGCCATGCATCCTGAATAAGATATGGTCTTTCTGCCCACCATGTTTTCAAGCAGTTTTGGTAAAATTGTAGAAGTGCACAGGATATCAACCACAGCTAAATTGACCAGAAAGAAATACATAGGTGTGTGCAGTGTGGGATTAAAACTGATTGTAACAAAGATGAGGATATTCCCTGAGAGTGCCACTGtgtaaagagagaggaaaaagacaaaaaacaaggACTGGAGGTGAGGGGCTTCTGAGAATCCTTTCACAAAGAACTCAGTCACCAGTGTCTGATTCATCCATGCCATTGAGTAGAATAATCTTGACTATGTCCTAGATATTCCAATCACCTTTCAATTTAATTATagcctaattaaaaaaaagaaaaatgagttttatattatatatatatagttataatcatatctatgtgcatatgtgtatacacccATATTAAATTATACTTCACAAGTTTGTTTTTAGGGAGGACAAAAATTGAGCTTGATTAGTATCAGATGCTTTCTAACTTAAATCCCACTTCTACAATTCCCTAATGTGAAATTATCAATATCATCTCTCTTTAAatcttagtttgtttttttatcattatattatattatgaaattatattaaatgCTTTATCTCATAacattgttatgaaaatcaaactagataatgaatgggaaaaaacatATTACAAATTGTGAAGtgccatataaaaataattcataattagctatttcattttatttataggaattaattactttgtattgaattatataataaaaggatatttttcaaaatatattttagatcatATAAGTTAAAATTGAGATATTGTTGGCCTATTCAATGAGAACCAAAGCATTTTGATTTTAAGGCATAGTTAAGTAGTTTCATTTGAATTCCAGTTGGCTTTATCagagcctttttttttccagtgctttatttcatgaaatcaaacatgaaataagatataaataGCAAATGTTTCTGTATGGCCAGAAACCTTATCTATTGTCCTTTACCAGATAGTTTATTTTTGAGCTGGTAAAAGAAGATCTTTTTAGCCTCATTTTTTTTACCCAGTTTTAATCTCTAATTAGTATTACTTTAAACAAACTTAGTCCCGTGAAAGACCTTAACCTTAACTCCcactacatccagggccatcCCTAAtaatcatcctgatctgtatcttacCTCTAGACCTAGATAGTTCTGGAGGAGAGCCTGAAGCTGGAAATTTTGCATAaccctgcctcatttaaatcaGATTCACTTGCAATTATGGTTTTCTGATGTCTTTATCCTATTTGAGGACAAGAGACAAACAACAATTTGTGAAGAACAGTAGCTATCCTATTGGGAACCCAATTGTCAGTTCCAGTTGGGCAATGTtacttccttgctttttttccatctttctccctCCAAACTTCTGTCCATTCCTATATTCACAAACAAAATCATACCCTTCCCTCTGCCCAAAGcatcataaattttgatatatgaaaCCTCATAAGATATCTTGGGCTTTGTGGGCTAGATCCCTTTTCTCTTATctacttattttattctatcatttaATTACATGATAATGAGGGTCTGGAAGGAACATGGTAGAGCTCAATGGTTATCAAAGTATGGTCTGAAGACATTTAAGCATTTCCCAAGGTCTTTTTAGTGAGTCTtcaaaatcaaaaccattttcaCAACACATTACATTCAGAAATAAACATACAAAGTTAGCTATTTTCTATTGTCAGACattaaagagaatttaaaaaaaaactataagacAAAGGCACaatctttattacttttttttaaagttaattttcaaaaaatatgtcaCTTGCAGTTAAAAATGGGTATATTATTGAGtgaattaagtatttttaaatttgtccAGTTTAATAATCTATtgtagtaaatataaataaatagactGACATATGCAAAACCCATTCAGAGTCCTCAAGTTTTAAGAGTAGAAAGTGTTCCAGAGacttaaaaaaattgagaactgCTAGTATtgtttgtaaaatattaaataataaagacCTGTGTTCACTTTTGCCTTTGATATTTAGTAGGTGTCTGAACTGAGGTAAACTCTAACCTCTATGAATTTCAAacaattcttttccatttccctagGAGACTAAATagatgttttaatctgcatttggTATGCCACCAACAAAATCACAAAACTTTTACCAATCAATGAGGCTCTGCTTCCCCAACAGTTCATGGAATTATTTGTTGCAATACTTTTCTGGCTACCATTATGTAATTACATCTGGCAAGAGCACACCTGAGATAATAGGGAAGTCCCCAAAAGATTTTGCTAAGGACAGAGCTCCTAATGACCTTGGAACAatgaatcatcatcattattctttattctcttttgttcACAGAAGACCTCTCCAAGTACTCATGCAATTCAAGACAGGTACATAGAATAAAAAGACACTGGAAAAATTATCAAGAATTATACTTTTCTGAAGTCCAGTTATTCCATCACAAAGTAGTTTCTGTTATATTGGTATTATTCCCTCTTTCCAAGACAAATAGTGAACATCAGAATACAAAGTGCAACCTAGCAAACATCAACCAGCTTCTTTAGCCCTTCCTATTATCATATACAAGCAATCTCTgcataagaaagaataaaggtcCTCATTAAGGCAGTTTGGTGAAGTTATTGCTTTCTATATTCTTAACTCAACTGTTCTAATCTTCTGGTTTTTGtaaagattaaaggggaaaatctgaataaaagaactggaaaaattaaattaaattatgaaaCAGAGAAGTTTTTTCCTATATATGGGCTGTTCCAAAAGTCATAGtatagttttaagctattaaaacttaaaaaagctttttttttttccttatgtatttGTCATTCTCTCCTTAGCCTTTTAAAGTTGAAAATTGCACAAAGACTTTTGAGACAGACTGTCTATATCtgtgatgttttaaaaatgtttttcatctcTGCATTTAGTATCTGATTCTCCATATGCTCGAAATGAACAGAGGtgtgaaaaaggaaaagtatgaCAATTGCCCAAATCCATACTATCTTTCCTTTGGttcttccataaaaaaaaaaaatccccaaaggaTCATAACAAGAGTtgtgaaagtttaaaaattatgtgttgctagtaaaataattatttagaaggcaactttgaaatttattttacattcatatatcgatttatgaagtttaaaaaatattcatttttggcCATTTCAGTTTCTTAGTGTAAGgttaattccattttttctaataggagttttacatttaaaatattaaagtattcatttaaagtattaaaaataatgagaattttatatttatattatctacttCAGAAAGTATATATAAGGAAAGTGCATGGAAAATCATGACagaatgcatatatgtgtgcaactattcttttccttcttgtggCTAGTTATGATAACAATACTTGACTCAAATTAAATTCTGCTACAGAGACAGAATAATAAGCAATCATTTACCCATTTATTCATGAAGAATTCACTACTCTGGACAAGCACAACAATAATCATTTGCTTCAGGAATTACTATTTGACTCTGGGTTATGAACCATTTTAATCAATTACTTGGGGAAAGATTTTGATGGCATGCTTAACACATTTGCCTATGACATCAAAGCTGGCAGGAATAGTTAACTCAGTGGATTGCAGTCAACATTCATAAAATCTTGGCAAGATAGAACATTGggctaaactgaaaaaaaaattaaaacattaagtCATACAACTAAgctcaaaaa
Proteins encoded:
- the LOC127546985 gene encoding olfactory receptor 13G1-like, coding for MAWMNQTLVTEFFVKGFSEAPHLQSLFFVFFLSLYTVALSGNILIFVTISFNPTLHTPMYFFLVNLAVVDILCTSTILPKLLENMVGRKTISYSGCMAQLYFFTWSLGAELLLFTAMAYDRYVAICHPLHYSTMMSKRVCMLLAAGVWSISILNTSINSSLMFRLSFCHSNVVNHFFCEIPPLLKLSCTPTYLNETMAFTADVFLAVGNFMITMLSYACIISSILKIRTTEGKKRAFSTCSSHLIVVSMYYSTVIYTYIRPSSSYSLDKDKVVSVIYTSVAPTLNPLIYTLRNKDVKVGLKKVFSFFKRC